The Parasteatoda tepidariorum isolate YZ-2023 unplaced genomic scaffold, CAS_Ptep_4.0 HiC_scaffold_102, whole genome shotgun sequence genome window below encodes:
- the LOC122268433 gene encoding ubiquitin carboxyl-terminal hydrolase 34, translating into MENKIIECIFGPNLHVELIKQSHIILNFLAMEGRITNEHIDTIWCAAQLKHCSRQVLHLLPPLIKNLEVSPVLHLYKLLCNIETKEQTEQTLLLASALIKFIWLHGNSSSSTMASELRDHQNANSPFSVLVKGSLHMGELHAGCSVIYLPQNQFSFLLVVLNHI; encoded by the exons atggaaaataaaattattgaatgtatATTTGGTCCAAATCTTCATGTTGAG TTAATAAAACAGAgccacattattttaaatttcctggCGATGGAAGGACGCATAACTAATGAACACATCGATACAATTTGGTGTGCTGCTCAGTTGAAACACTGTTCTCGGCAAGTTCTTCATTTGTTACCTCCTCTCATCAAAAATTTGGAAGTTTCTCCTGTTCTCCATTTATACAAATTACTGTGCAATATTGAAACAAAGGAACAAACAGAACAG acACTTCTTCTTGCTTCTGCTCTAATCAAATTTATATGGCTGCATGGAAATAGTTCATCTTCTACGATGGCATCAGAATTGAGAGATCATCAAAACGCCAATAGTCCATTTTCAGTTCTTGTAAAGGGATCATTACATATGGGTGAGTTACATGCAGGCTGTTCTGTAATATATTTGCctcaaaatcagttttcatttttacttgtGGTCTTAAATCACATTTAg